The proteins below come from a single Azospirillum thiophilum genomic window:
- a CDS encoding ATP12 family chaperone protein, with the protein MKRFYKAAGVGETEGGFRVELDGRPVRSPAKAPLIFPSRPLAQGVADEWAAQEERIDAHAMPLMQLSSTAVDLIPAKRPEIVPAVSAYAGTDLLCYRAEHPQLLVERQARHWQPLLDWAALTYDAPLRVCAGLMPKPQPDEALAALRRVVEATDDWYLAALQTATGVCGSIVVALALLEGRIGPDEAFEVSQLDETYQIDQWGEDAEATKRRANVRAEILACRRFVDLLRG; encoded by the coding sequence ATGAAGCGTTTCTACAAGGCGGCCGGGGTCGGAGAAACCGAAGGCGGCTTCCGGGTCGAGTTGGACGGCCGTCCGGTGCGCAGCCCGGCCAAGGCGCCGCTGATCTTCCCCAGCCGGCCGCTGGCGCAGGGCGTAGCCGACGAATGGGCGGCGCAGGAGGAGCGGATCGACGCCCATGCGATGCCGCTGATGCAGCTGTCGAGCACCGCAGTCGACCTGATCCCGGCCAAGCGGCCGGAGATCGTCCCGGCGGTCAGCGCCTATGCCGGCACCGACCTGCTGTGCTATCGCGCCGAACATCCCCAGCTGCTGGTCGAGCGTCAGGCCCGGCACTGGCAGCCGCTGCTGGATTGGGCGGCCCTGACCTACGACGCTCCGCTGCGGGTCTGCGCCGGCCTGATGCCGAAGCCGCAGCCGGACGAGGCGCTGGCGGCGCTGCGCCGGGTGGTGGAGGCGACGGACGACTGGTATCTGGCGGCCTTGCAGACCGCGACGGGGGTCTGCGGCTCGATCGTCGTGGCGCTTGCCCTGCTGGAAGGGCGGATCGGTCCGGACGAGGCCTTCGAGGTCTCGCAACTGGACGAGACCTATCAGATCGATCAATGGGGCGAAGACGCCGAGGCCACGAAGCGCCGCGCCAA